In Daphnia magna isolate NIES linkage group LG7, ASM2063170v1.1, whole genome shotgun sequence, a single genomic region encodes these proteins:
- the LOC123474745 gene encoding uncharacterized protein LOC123474745 yields the protein MPYASAPYSSPPSYAPPSYAPPSYSPSPSYTAPIPLTPLVISDDADALGGGGGGGGGGGGGSITKFLALPLIVVLPILLPFILLLVFLPKFGKKPTKDKKEYEDMKPYYDDNMNNYQDYENNYMDDKPNKGNRKRRETEEITKTLSSSSARPSMSIAQVDRLTDVVFAAFNSQECIQRLLCEAGTLSRSFAESETLTKAVKEFVPESIKDVYDVFAKAEKCEQYKCGSL from the coding sequence ATGCCTTACGCCAGCGCACCTTACTCATCTCCTCCATCGTATGCTCCGCCATCATACGCCCCTCCATCTTATTCACCTAGTCCATCGTATACAGCTCCCATCCCGCTGACACCTTTGGTCATCTCCGACGACGCTGACGCTCTTGGTGGCGGCGGTGGTGGTGGCGGCGGTGGCGGAGGTGGTAGCATCACCAAGTTCCTCGCTCTGCCACTGATCGTCGTACTGCCAATCTTACTTCCTTTCATCTTGTTGCTTGTCTTTCTGCCGAAATTTGGCAAGAAACCTACCAAAGATAAGAAGGAGTATGAAGATATGAAACCTTACTACGATGATAACATGAACAACTACCAAGATTACGAAAACAATTACATGGACGACAAACCGAATAAAGGCAACCGCAAGCGTCGTGAAACAGAGGAGATCACGAAAACCTTGTCTTCCAGCTCGGCTCGTCCGTCGATGAGCATCGCCCAAGTCGATCGATTGACCGACGTCGTCTTTGCTGCCTTCAATTCGCAAGAATGTATCCAGCGTCTTCTGTGCGAAGCTGGCACCCTGTCACGATCCTTCGCTGAATCCGAAACGTTAACAAAAGCTGTCAAAGAATTTGTTCCGGAATCCATCAAAGAT
- the LOC116926348 gene encoding uncharacterized protein LOC116926348 — translation MNAYAPMPYASAPSPYAAPPPSYAPPSYAPAPAYASPIPLTPLVISDDADALGGGGGGGGGGGGGMVTKFFALPLIVVLPILLPFILFLVFLPKFGKKSTKDKKEYEDMKPYYDDNMNNYQDYESNYMDDKPNKGNRYRREAEKNKQISSSKSALPSMSIAQVDRLTDVVFAAINSQECIQRLLCEVGSLSRSFSDTTQQVTKAVKDFVPESIKDSYDVFAKAEKCEQYQCGSLKVNK, via the coding sequence ATGAACGCCTACGCCCCAATGCCTTATGCTAGCGCTCCCAGTCCTTATGCTGCACCCCCTCCATCTTACGCACCTCCATCTTATGCTCCAGCTCCGGCATACGCGTCTCCTATTCCATTGACACCTTTGGTCATCTCCGACGACGCTGACGCTCTTGGTGGCGGTGGCGGTGGTGGTGGAGGTGGTGGAGGTGGTATGGTCACCAAGTTCTTCGCTCTGCCACTGATCGTCGTACTGCCAATCTTacttcctttcattttgttccttGTCTTTCTGCCGAAATTTGGCAAGAAATCTACCAAAGATAAGAAGGAGTATGAAGATATGAAACCTTACTACGATGATAACATGAACAACTACCAAGATTACGAAAGCAATTACATGGACGACAAACCGAATAAAGGCAACCGCTATAGACGTGAAGCAGAGAAGAACAAGCAAATCTCATCTTCCAAGTCAGCCCTTCCATCGATGAGCATCGCCCAAGTCGATCGATTGACTGACGTCGTCTTTGCTGCCATCAACTCGCAAGAATGTATCCAGCGTCTCTTGTGCGAAGTTGGATCCCTATCACGCTCTTTCTCCGACACGACTCAACAGGTGACCAAAGCTGTCAAAGACTTTGTTCCAGAATCAATCAAAGATTCTTACGATGTCTTCGCAAAAGCAGAAAAATGCGAGCAGTACCAATGCGGATCCCTTAAAGTCAACAAATAA
- the LOC116926342 gene encoding uncharacterized protein LOC116926342: MNSFVPMSMPYSGAPMSYAPPPPSYAPPSYAPPSYATSADYAAPQTAPIQLTPLVIPNDADALGGGGGGGGGGSITKFFALPLIVVLPILLPFLVILFFLPKFGKKPTKDKKEYEDMKPYYDDQEYDNSYMDDKPYKDSRKRRQADSKNISSSSSGLPSMSTAQVDRLTDVVFAAINSQECIQRLLCEAGSLSRSFSDTAQMMTKAVKEFVPNSIKNSYDVFAKAEKCEQYKCGSLDVRK; encoded by the coding sequence ATGAACTCTTTCGTTCCGATGTCGATGCCCTATTCCGGCGCACCTATGTCTTACGCGCCACCTCCTCCATCATATGCACCTCCGTCATATGCCCCACCATCTTATGCAACTTCTGCAGACTACGCAGCTCCTCAAACAGCTCCTATCCAGCTGACACCTCTGGTCATCCCTAACGATGCTGACGCTCTTGGtggcggtggtggtggtggtggaggcGGTAGTATCACCAAGTTTTTCGCTCTGCCACTGATCGTCGTACTCCCAATTTTACTTCCTTTTCTTGTaatccttttctttctccctaAATTCGGGAAAAAACCCACCAAGGATAAGAAGGAGTATGAAGATATGAAACCTTACTACGATGACCAAGAATACGACAACAGTTACATGGACGACAAACCATACAAAGACAGCCGCAAGCGTCGCCAAGCAGACAGCAAGAATATTTCATCGTCCTCTTCGGGCCTGCCATCGATGAGCACCGCACAAGTCGATCGGTTAACCGACGTTGTCTTTGCTGCCATCAACTCTCAAGAATGTATCCAACGCCTCCTGTGCGAAGCCGGCTCTCTTTCACGTTCTTTCTCTGACACAGCCCAGATGATGACGAAAGCTGTAAAGGAGTTTGTTCCGAATTCTATCAAGAATTCTTACGACGTGTTCGCAAAAGCGGAGAAATGCGAGCAGTACAAATGTGGATCCCTCGACGTCCGCAAATAA